A single window of Thalassomonas viridans DNA harbors:
- a CDS encoding ATP-binding cassette domain-containing protein translates to MTSLLQVTDVSKSYKLKGYWYNRKVFTALEPLSFELKAYKTLAIVGEIGSGKSTLAKLLVGAETPNTGTIKLNGQTLEPKNFKQRCQHIRMIFQDSGTTLNPSLTIHQLLDEPLKLNTELNEVARSQLIRMTLQKVGLLPDHMNFYPHMFSGGQKQRISLARAIILQPQVIILDEALASLDPSLRSQMINLLLDLQQQMGLAFILISHNLGIVRHFSDDMMVLCSGKVVEYGPTHQIMQQPKHRYTQKLMMSQHFQLCRK, encoded by the coding sequence ATGACGTCCCTGCTGCAGGTCACAGATGTCAGTAAGTCCTACAAGCTCAAGGGCTACTGGTACAACCGTAAAGTCTTTACCGCCTTAGAGCCGCTTTCTTTTGAGTTAAAGGCCTATAAGACACTGGCAATAGTCGGCGAGATCGGCTCGGGAAAATCGACCCTGGCAAAGTTGCTGGTGGGAGCGGAAACGCCGAATACCGGCACCATCAAACTAAACGGCCAGACCCTGGAGCCGAAAAATTTTAAGCAAAGGTGCCAGCATATCCGCATGATTTTCCAGGATTCCGGCACCACCTTAAATCCCAGCCTCACCATACACCAGCTGCTGGATGAACCGTTAAAACTCAACACCGAACTCAACGAAGTCGCCAGGAGCCAGCTGATCCGCATGACACTGCAAAAAGTCGGCCTGTTGCCGGACCATATGAATTTCTATCCCCATATGTTTTCCGGCGGCCAGAAACAGCGTATTTCCCTGGCCCGCGCCATTATCCTGCAGCCGCAGGTGATTATCCTGGACGAAGCCCTGGCTTCGCTGGACCCATCCCTGCGCTCGCAAATGATCAACCTCTTACTGGACTTACAACAGCAAATGGGACTGGCCTTTATCCTGATCTCCCATAACCTGGGCATAGTGCGCCATTTCAGCGATGATATGATGGTTTTATGCAGCGGAAAAGTGGTGGAATACGGCCCCACCCACCAAATCATGCAGCAACCTAAACACAGGTATACCCAAAAACTCATGATGAGCCAGCATTTTCAGCTGTGCCGTAAATAG
- the nusA gene encoding transcription termination factor NusA: protein MSKEILLVVDAVSNEKAVPRESIFEAMETALETATKKKYEGDIMVRVCIDRQTGEFETFRRWLVIEDDQEMENLFAEISLSAAQFDNPEAEVGQYIEEQIESVKFDRITTQTAKQVIVQKVREAERALIVDAYQDQVGELITGVVKKASRDSVILDLGNNAEAIIYRDDMLPREVFRPGDRVRGLLYAIKPEARGAQLFVSRTKPEMLMELFRVEVPEIGEEMLEIKGAARDPGSRAKIAVKSNDKRIDPVGACVGMRGSRVQAVSGELAGERVDIVLYDDNPAQFVINAMAPAEVASIIVDEDRGTMDIAVEEGNLAMAIGRSGQNVRLASQLTGWELNVMTVSDMNEKHQAENDKVLNLFTEKLDIDDDFATMLAEEGFTSLEEIAYVPVGELLAIDGMDEDIVNTLRERAKEALTTQALADEESLEGAEPAEDLLNLEGMERHLAFVLASRGVSSLEDLAEQGVDDISDIEELDEDRAGELIMAARNICWFNEE from the coding sequence ATGAGTAAGGAAATATTACTGGTTGTAGACGCCGTTTCCAATGAAAAGGCAGTGCCTCGCGAAAGTATTTTTGAGGCAATGGAAACCGCTTTAGAAACAGCCACGAAGAAAAAATATGAAGGCGACATTATGGTACGTGTCTGTATCGATCGCCAAACCGGGGAGTTTGAGACTTTCCGTCGCTGGCTGGTAATCGAAGATGACCAGGAAATGGAAAACCTGTTTGCCGAAATCAGCCTGTCTGCCGCCCAATTCGATAACCCTGAGGCCGAAGTCGGCCAGTATATCGAAGAGCAGATAGAATCGGTGAAATTTGACCGTATTACCACGCAAACCGCCAAGCAGGTTATCGTACAGAAGGTACGTGAAGCCGAGCGTGCCCTGATAGTCGATGCCTATCAGGACCAGGTGGGTGAGCTGATCACGGGTGTGGTGAAAAAAGCCAGCCGCGACAGTGTGATTTTGGACCTGGGCAACAATGCCGAAGCCATTATCTACCGCGATGATATGTTGCCGCGTGAAGTGTTCCGTCCCGGTGACCGTGTGCGCGGTTTATTGTATGCCATTAAGCCGGAGGCCCGTGGCGCCCAGTTATTTGTCAGCCGTACCAAGCCGGAAATGCTGATGGAGCTGTTTAGGGTTGAAGTACCTGAAATCGGCGAAGAGATGCTGGAAATCAAAGGCGCTGCCCGCGATCCTGGCTCTCGGGCAAAAATTGCCGTGAAAAGCAATGACAAACGTATCGATCCTGTCGGTGCCTGTGTCGGTATGCGAGGCTCCCGTGTTCAGGCGGTTTCCGGTGAACTGGCGGGTGAGCGTGTCGATATCGTGTTATATGACGATAACCCGGCGCAATTTGTTATCAACGCCATGGCGCCGGCGGAAGTTGCTTCCATTATCGTGGATGAAGACCGCGGCACTATGGATATCGCCGTTGAAGAAGGCAACCTGGCCATGGCCATCGGCCGCAGCGGCCAGAACGTACGTTTGGCCAGCCAGTTAACCGGCTGGGAATTAAACGTGATGACAGTGTCTGACATGAACGAGAAGCACCAGGCGGAAAATGACAAGGTATTAAACCTGTTCACCGAAAAGCTTGATATCGATGACGATTTCGCCACTATGCTGGCGGAAGAAGGTTTTACTTCTTTAGAAGAAATCGCCTATGTGCCGGTTGGTGAGCTGCTGGCCATCGACGGTATGGATGAAGATATTGTCAATACCTTACGTGAGCGCGCCAAAGAGGCGTTAACCACTCAGGCACTGGCTGATGAAGAAAGCCTGGAAGGCGCCGAGCCGGCTGAAGACCTGCTCAACCTTGAAGGTATGGAGCGTCACCTGGCTTTTGTATTGGCAAGCCGCGGCGTTTCAAGCCTGGAAGACCTTGCCGAACAGGGTGTTGACGATATCTCGGATATCGAAGAATTAGATGAAGACAGGGCTGGCGAGTTGATTATGGCTGCCCGTAACATTTGTTGGTTTAACGAAGAATAA
- the truB gene encoding tRNA pseudouridine(55) synthase TruB: MAKRRKGRAINGILLLDKPYEMSSNHALQAAKRVYFAAKAGHTGALDPLATGMLPICFGEATKFSQFLLDTDKVYQVTAKLGIRTTTSDADGEIVAEKAVDVSADQLASALERFRGTSKQVPSMYSALKYQGQPLYKYAREGIEVPREARDITVFRLDLLRFEGDEVELEIHCSKGTYIRTIVDDLGELLGCGAHVAELRRVAVGSYPADKMVTLEQIENLLAQAKEQDMSPSELLDPLLLPMNTAVDGIPAVYIDEASASYLRHGNPVQVSGAPLDGLVQVHVGDEDQAEDSEFIGIGQINDDGLVAPKRIIVAQA; this comes from the coding sequence ATGGCAAAGCGTAGAAAAGGCCGTGCCATCAACGGCATTTTGTTGCTGGACAAGCCCTATGAAATGTCGTCAAACCATGCCCTGCAGGCGGCAAAGCGGGTTTATTTTGCCGCTAAAGCCGGCCATACCGGCGCGTTAGATCCGCTGGCGACCGGCATGCTGCCGATTTGTTTCGGCGAAGCCACCAAGTTCTCCCAGTTCCTGCTGGATACCGACAAGGTTTACCAGGTCACGGCCAAGTTAGGGATACGTACCACCACCAGCGATGCCGACGGTGAGATTGTTGCTGAAAAAGCGGTAGATGTTTCCGCTGACCAGCTGGCTTCGGCGCTGGAACGTTTCCGCGGCACCAGCAAGCAAGTGCCTTCCATGTACTCGGCGTTAAAATACCAGGGGCAGCCGTTATATAAATACGCGCGCGAAGGCATAGAAGTGCCGCGTGAAGCCCGTGATATTACCGTATTCCGTCTTGATTTGCTGCGCTTTGAAGGTGATGAGGTTGAACTGGAAATCCATTGTTCGAAAGGCACCTATATCCGTACTATCGTTGACGATTTAGGGGAGTTGCTGGGCTGCGGCGCCCATGTGGCCGAGCTGCGCCGCGTGGCGGTGGGCAGTTATCCGGCGGATAAAATGGTTACCCTGGAGCAGATTGAAAACCTGCTGGCACAGGCGAAAGAGCAGGATATGTCGCCGTCTGAATTGCTCGATCCCTTATTATTGCCCATGAATACCGCCGTTGACGGCATACCGGCTGTTTATATCGATGAGGCCTCCGCCAGTTATTTAAGACACGGCAACCCGGTACAGGTTTCCGGTGCCCCTCTCGATGGCCTGGTGCAGGTGCATGTCGGCGATGAAGATCAGGCCGAAGACAGTGAGTTTATCGGTATCGGCCAGATCAATGATGACGGTTTAGTTGCCCCTAAACGTATCATAGTGGCGCAAGCTTAA
- the rsxA gene encoding electron transport complex subunit RsxA — MTEYLLLLVGTVLVNNFVLVKFLGLCPFMGVSSRTETAIGMSFATTFVMTLASLLSYLINTYILAPLALEYLTTMAFILVIAVVVQFTEMVVHKTSANLYRLLGIFLPLITTNCAVLGVALLNIYEQHNFFESIIYGFGAAAGFSLVLIMFSAMREKLANADVPAPFQGAAIAMITAGLMSLAFMGFTGLVKL; from the coding sequence ATGACTGAATATCTACTGCTGCTTGTCGGTACAGTATTGGTAAACAACTTTGTGCTGGTAAAATTTCTCGGCTTATGCCCTTTTATGGGGGTCTCTTCGCGTACAGAGACTGCCATCGGCATGTCCTTTGCCACCACTTTCGTCATGACCCTGGCCTCCTTACTCAGTTATTTGATCAATACCTATATCCTGGCCCCGCTGGCACTGGAATACCTCACCACTATGGCGTTTATCCTGGTGATAGCCGTAGTGGTACAATTTACCGAGATGGTGGTGCATAAAACCAGTGCCAACTTATACCGCCTGCTCGGTATCTTCCTGCCGCTGATCACCACCAACTGTGCCGTACTCGGAGTTGCCCTGTTAAACATCTATGAACAGCATAATTTCTTTGAGTCCATTATCTATGGCTTCGGCGCGGCGGCAGGTTTTTCCCTGGTACTGATCATGTTTTCCGCCATGCGGGAGAAACTGGCCAATGCCGACGTACCCGCCCCCTTCCAGGGCGCCGCGATAGCCATGATCACCGCAGGGCTGATGTCGCTGGCCTTTATGGGCTTTACCGGCCTGGTGAAACTTTAA
- the rpsO gene encoding 30S ribosomal protein S15, which translates to MSLNAEQKAAIVAEYAQKEGDTGSPEVQVALLTTQINHLQGHFKEHIHDHHSRRGLLRMVSQRRKLLDYLKGKSVDRYTALIGKLGLRR; encoded by the coding sequence ATGTCGCTAAATGCAGAGCAAAAAGCAGCTATCGTTGCTGAATACGCACAAAAAGAAGGTGATACCGGTTCTCCTGAAGTACAGGTTGCTTTATTAACAACTCAAATCAACCACCTGCAAGGTCACTTCAAAGAGCACATCCATGATCACCACTCACGTCGTGGTCTGTTACGCATGGTAAGTCAGCGTCGTAAATTACTTGATTACCTTAAAGGTAAGAGCGTTGACCGCTATACAGCATTAATCGGTAAGTTAGGCCTACGTCGTTAA
- the rsxB gene encoding electron transport complex subunit RsxB, with amino-acid sequence MSTLIAILVLGVMALLFGALLGYASVKFKVEGDPLVEQLDELLPQTQCGQCGYPGCKPYAEAVANGEAINKCAPGGDETIKKIADLMGVEVQPLDAAHEQDNTPKVAFIIEEDCIGCTKCIQACPVDAIIGAAKQMHTIIADECTGCDLCVAPCPVDCIEMRPIPMGTHNWQWDLNNIPVVQLD; translated from the coding sequence ATGAGCACTTTAATCGCAATACTTGTGCTTGGTGTTATGGCGCTGCTGTTTGGCGCCTTACTCGGTTATGCCTCGGTTAAATTTAAGGTCGAAGGCGACCCTTTAGTCGAGCAGCTTGATGAACTGCTGCCGCAAACCCAGTGCGGACAATGCGGCTATCCCGGTTGTAAACCTTATGCCGAAGCGGTCGCCAATGGCGAAGCCATCAACAAATGCGCCCCGGGGGGCGATGAAACCATTAAAAAAATTGCCGACTTGATGGGGGTCGAGGTCCAGCCGCTGGATGCAGCCCACGAACAGGACAATACCCCGAAAGTCGCCTTTATTATTGAAGAAGATTGTATCGGTTGTACCAAGTGTATCCAGGCCTGCCCGGTGGATGCCATTATCGGCGCCGCCAAGCAAATGCATACCATCATTGCCGATGAATGTACCGGCTGCGATCTTTGTGTCGCCCCCTGCCCGGTTGACTGCATCGAGATGCGCCCTATTCCCATGGGCACGCACAACTGGCAATGGGATCTCAACAACATACCTGTAGTACAGCTTGATTAG
- the infB gene encoding translation initiation factor IF-2: MANVTVEELAKEIGTPVERLISQLASTGVHKSVSDSVTQQEKEALLEHLKKQHGDDSAANPNKMTLNRKKKSTLVMGSGSKAKSVQVEVRKKRTYVKRSELEEQQRAEAEAKAKAEAEAKAKAEAEAKAAAEAQAKAEAEARAKAEAAAKAEEERKLKVAEQEKAKQAAKEQAPVASAESEEAKKLRLAQEAEAAAKAEEEAKRSAEAAAKLAEENEARWKAQEAERKAKEAEVVHLTSSKYAQEAEDKVDSEEEGGGRRRRKKKAAKQDKNARGGRDKGHGKQTLSAPQSLRHGFQKPVEAKTQEIRIGETISVAELANKMSVKGAEVVKVMFKMGAMATINQVIDQETAALVAEEMGHNVILVKENALEEAVLSDRGAAGEAISRAPVVTIMGHVDHGKTSLLDYIREAKVAAGEAGGITQHIGAYHVETDHGMVTFLDTPGHAAFTAMRSRGAKATDIVIIVVAADDGVMPQTIEAIQHARAANAPIVIAVNKMDKETADPDRVKTELSQHDVIPEDWGGDVQFVHVSAKTGLGIDELLDAILLQAEVLELTAVVDKLASGVVVESKLDKGRGPVATILVQEGTLNQGDIVLCGLEYGRVRAMRDELGRSIKSAGPSIPAEIIGLSGVPQSGDEATVVKDERKAREVALYRQGKFRDVKLARQQKAKLENMFSNMAEGDVSEVNVVLKSDVQGSLEAISDALTKLSTDEVKVKIIGSGVGGITETDATLAAASNAIVVGFNVRADAAARKVIETESIDLRYYSVIYSLIDEVKQAMSGMLAPEFKQEIIGLAQVRDVFKSPKIGAIAGCMVTEGLIKRNNPIRVLRDNVVIYEGELESLRRFKDDVMEVRSGIECGIGVKNYNDVKIGDQIEVFETVEVKRTL, encoded by the coding sequence ATGGCAAACGTAACAGTTGAAGAACTTGCCAAAGAAATCGGTACACCGGTGGAACGCCTGATCAGCCAGTTGGCTAGCACAGGTGTTCATAAATCGGTATCGGATTCAGTAACGCAACAAGAAAAAGAAGCGTTGTTAGAGCATTTGAAAAAGCAGCACGGTGATGACTCTGCCGCTAATCCAAATAAGATGACGCTAAACCGTAAGAAAAAATCGACCCTGGTCATGGGGAGCGGCAGCAAGGCCAAATCTGTCCAGGTTGAAGTACGTAAGAAGCGTACTTATGTCAAACGCAGTGAATTAGAAGAGCAGCAAAGAGCGGAAGCCGAAGCGAAAGCAAAAGCAGAAGCGGAAGCTAAGGCAAAAGCGGAAGCCGAAGCGAAAGCGGCGGCTGAAGCACAGGCTAAAGCCGAGGCAGAAGCCAGGGCTAAAGCCGAAGCGGCTGCGAAAGCGGAAGAAGAGCGTAAATTGAAAGTAGCAGAACAAGAAAAAGCCAAGCAGGCGGCGAAAGAACAGGCGCCGGTTGCGTCAGCTGAGTCTGAAGAAGCCAAGAAACTTCGTCTGGCGCAGGAAGCCGAAGCTGCTGCCAAAGCAGAGGAAGAAGCTAAGCGCTCAGCCGAAGCTGCGGCGAAATTAGCCGAAGAAAATGAAGCGCGCTGGAAAGCGCAGGAAGCCGAGCGTAAGGCGAAAGAAGCCGAAGTAGTGCACCTGACGTCTTCTAAATATGCCCAGGAAGCCGAAGATAAGGTTGACTCCGAAGAAGAAGGCGGCGGTCGCCGTCGTCGCAAGAAAAAAGCGGCCAAGCAGGATAAAAATGCCCGCGGCGGACGCGATAAGGGCCACGGCAAGCAAACCCTGTCGGCGCCGCAAAGTCTGCGCCACGGTTTCCAGAAGCCGGTAGAAGCCAAGACCCAGGAAATCCGCATCGGTGAAACCATCTCGGTTGCCGAGCTGGCCAACAAGATGTCGGTCAAGGGCGCCGAAGTCGTTAAGGTGATGTTTAAAATGGGCGCTATGGCGACCATTAACCAGGTCATCGACCAGGAAACCGCCGCTCTGGTGGCGGAAGAAATGGGTCATAATGTGATCCTGGTGAAAGAAAACGCCCTTGAAGAAGCGGTACTGTCCGATCGCGGTGCCGCCGGTGAAGCTATTTCCCGTGCCCCGGTTGTGACTATCATGGGTCACGTTGACCACGGTAAAACCTCTTTACTTGACTATATCCGTGAAGCCAAAGTGGCGGCGGGCGAAGCCGGTGGTATTACCCAGCATATCGGTGCCTACCACGTGGAAACCGACCACGGTATGGTCACTTTCCTCGATACCCCGGGTCACGCGGCCTTTACCGCCATGCGCTCCCGCGGTGCCAAAGCCACGGATATCGTTATTATCGTAGTTGCCGCCGATGACGGCGTAATGCCGCAAACCATTGAAGCTATCCAGCACGCCAGGGCTGCTAACGCACCTATCGTGATTGCGGTAAACAAAATGGATAAGGAAACTGCCGACCCGGATCGCGTGAAAACCGAACTTTCCCAGCATGATGTTATCCCGGAAGACTGGGGCGGGGATGTACAGTTTGTCCACGTATCGGCAAAAACCGGTTTAGGTATCGACGAATTACTTGATGCTATCCTGTTGCAGGCGGAAGTTCTTGAGCTGACCGCTGTGGTTGACAAATTAGCCAGCGGTGTTGTGGTTGAGTCTAAGCTGGATAAAGGCCGTGGTCCTGTTGCCACTATCCTGGTCCAGGAAGGTACCTTAAACCAGGGCGATATCGTGTTATGTGGCCTGGAATACGGCCGTGTGCGTGCGATGCGCGATGAGCTTGGCCGTTCCATCAAGTCGGCCGGTCCTTCAATCCCGGCTGAAATCATAGGGTTAAGCGGTGTACCGCAATCCGGTGATGAAGCCACTGTGGTGAAAGACGAGCGTAAAGCCCGTGAAGTTGCCTTATACCGTCAGGGTAAATTCCGTGATGTTAAACTGGCCCGCCAGCAGAAGGCGAAACTGGAAAACATGTTCTCCAACATGGCAGAAGGCGACGTATCTGAAGTTAACGTGGTATTGAAGTCTGACGTACAAGGTTCCCTTGAAGCGATTTCAGATGCCCTGACCAAACTGTCTACCGATGAAGTGAAAGTGAAGATCATCGGTTCGGGTGTTGGTGGTATTACCGAAACCGACGCCACTTTGGCCGCGGCTTCCAATGCGATTGTCGTCGGCTTTAACGTACGTGCCGATGCAGCAGCCCGTAAAGTGATTGAAACCGAAAGCATAGATTTACGCTACTACAGCGTTATCTACAGTCTGATCGATGAAGTGAAACAGGCGATGAGCGGTATGCTGGCGCCTGAATTCAAGCAGGAAATTATCGGTCTTGCCCAGGTACGTGACGTGTTCAAATCACCGAAAATCGGTGCTATCGCCGGTTGTATGGTTACCGAAGGCCTCATCAAGCGTAATAACCCGATCCGCGTATTGCGTGACAACGTGGTTATCTACGAAGGTGAGCTGGAGTCACTGCGTCGCTTTAAAGACGATGTGATGGAAGTTCGCAGCGGTATCGAATGTGGTATCGGCGTTAAGAACTATAACGATGTTAAAATTGGTGACCAGATCGAAGTATTTGAAACTGTTGAAGTAAAGCGTACCCTTTAA
- the rbfA gene encoding 30S ribosome-binding factor RbfA, translated as MAREFVRTDRVGQQIQKEVAVILQREVKDPRLSMATVSAVEVSRDLAYAKVFVTFFTNEKTEIDESVKILNEAAGFIRSLLAKQLRARIMPQLRFVYDHSMAEGVRMTSLVNQAIASDEQRAQNGSDDSEAPEQAEDK; from the coding sequence ATGGCAAGAGAATTTGTCCGTACTGATCGCGTAGGTCAGCAAATACAAAAAGAAGTGGCGGTTATTTTACAGCGGGAAGTTAAAGATCCGCGTTTAAGCATGGCCACGGTTTCTGCGGTGGAAGTGTCCCGCGACCTTGCCTATGCCAAGGTGTTTGTCACTTTCTTTACCAATGAGAAAACCGAAATCGACGAGTCGGTGAAAATTTTAAATGAAGCGGCGGGCTTTATCCGCTCCTTACTGGCCAAACAGCTGAGGGCGCGTATCATGCCCCAGCTACGCTTTGTGTATGATCACTCCATGGCGGAAGGTGTGCGTATGACTTCCCTGGTAAACCAGGCGATTGCCAGTGACGAACAACGCGCCCAAAACGGCAGTGACGACAGCGAAGCACCCGAGCAGGCAGAGGACAAGTAA
- a CDS encoding EAL domain-containing protein produces MYTFSQLLARNAVLGVLFCLAISSCSLFFLSEHLKEQQLEHQQVLTKLVPQILPRQEIKELTQILRAAFDYQLLTLANAGGESLYHFAKTEKTFTLPMIIPGKREFFLKQQNLKVTFELATDKSLTAVAAILLLVVVATCAVIIIAGMLSTRRYKQFFASVSQQIKLDMSLLNPEGKSETREDIFQIPALKQGIAEIKALIEAQVAASTALEKEAYTDPLTKLNNRSRFIQYFEDQLNREKGDNFGVLLISRCSELQTVNQIHGYHEGDNYIAKVAKIIAAALSAYPGAELFRLNSSDFASILPNVVLKEAEKFAQELTDKFNNYQQASDLDSIAYTGLVYFDQNKPLGELLALADTGISLAQTQGVNAWFAQKDTDILKGASANYGNQNWRQEIDSVLENQRISLYVQPIQPSGTNKVYSEVLARFLNANNDMLPTASFIAMAEKLDKIVAVDRLIVETTLNEISAKNLTEQSFGLNISSRSINDEHFLIWLERRLLREPAITSRLIFEISEYGLQQNIQTSKRFIDMVHRVGSRVTVERFGVGLTSFKFFRDLKPDFIKMDSTYTRDIDEDKNNQYFLRLMVDLAHRLSISVLAESVESQEEKHALEKLFVDGYQGFYIGKPGKL; encoded by the coding sequence ATGTATACATTTTCTCAGCTATTGGCCAGAAACGCCGTTCTTGGAGTGTTATTTTGTCTGGCGATCTCATCCTGTTCCCTGTTTTTTTTAAGCGAACACCTTAAAGAGCAGCAACTTGAGCATCAGCAAGTACTGACTAAACTGGTGCCGCAAATACTGCCCCGGCAGGAAATCAAGGAGCTGACGCAAATACTGCGTGCGGCGTTCGACTATCAGTTGCTGACCTTGGCCAATGCCGGCGGCGAAAGCCTCTACCATTTTGCCAAAACAGAAAAAACCTTTACCCTGCCCATGATCATCCCGGGCAAACGGGAATTTTTCCTTAAACAGCAAAACCTGAAAGTGACCTTTGAACTGGCCACGGATAAAAGCCTGACCGCCGTTGCCGCCATTTTGCTGCTGGTTGTTGTCGCTACCTGTGCCGTCATCATTATCGCCGGTATGTTGAGTACCCGCAGATATAAGCAGTTTTTTGCCAGTGTCAGCCAGCAAATCAAGCTGGACATGTCTTTGCTCAACCCCGAAGGCAAAAGCGAAACCCGGGAAGATATCTTTCAGATTCCGGCGTTAAAACAAGGCATAGCAGAGATCAAAGCCCTGATTGAAGCCCAGGTCGCCGCCTCCACCGCCCTGGAAAAAGAAGCCTACACCGACCCCCTGACCAAACTCAATAACCGCAGCCGCTTTATCCAGTATTTTGAAGACCAGCTGAACCGGGAAAAGGGCGATAATTTTGGCGTCTTACTCATCTCCCGCTGCTCGGAATTACAAACCGTCAACCAGATCCACGGCTATCATGAAGGCGACAATTATATCGCCAAAGTGGCCAAAATTATTGCCGCAGCGCTGAGCGCCTATCCCGGCGCAGAATTATTCAGGTTAAACAGCTCTGACTTTGCCAGTATTTTGCCTAATGTGGTGCTCAAAGAAGCGGAAAAATTTGCCCAGGAGCTAACCGATAAATTTAACAACTACCAGCAGGCGTCAGATCTGGACTCGATCGCTTATACCGGCCTGGTGTATTTCGATCAAAACAAACCCTTGGGAGAATTGCTGGCCCTGGCAGACACAGGCATCTCGCTGGCGCAAACCCAGGGAGTTAATGCCTGGTTCGCGCAAAAAGATACCGATATATTAAAAGGCGCCAGCGCCAATTACGGCAACCAGAACTGGCGCCAGGAAATCGACAGCGTGCTCGAAAACCAGCGGATAAGCCTGTATGTGCAGCCGATACAACCCAGCGGTACCAACAAGGTTTATAGCGAGGTCCTGGCACGCTTTCTTAATGCCAATAACGACATGCTGCCCACCGCGTCTTTTATTGCCATGGCGGAAAAGCTGGACAAAATCGTTGCCGTAGACAGGCTCATAGTCGAAACCACGTTAAATGAAATCTCGGCAAAAAACCTCACCGAGCAAAGTTTCGGCCTGAATATCAGCTCCCGCAGCATTAACGACGAGCATTTTCTGATCTGGCTGGAGCGGCGTCTGCTCAGGGAGCCGGCGATCACCAGCCGGTTAATTTTTGAAATCAGCGAATACGGCCTGCAACAGAATATTCAAACCAGCAAACGCTTTATCGACATGGTGCACAGGGTCGGTTCCAGGGTGACGGTGGAAAGGTTTGGTGTCGGACTGACCTCGTTTAAATTTTTCCGGGATCTCAAGCCCGACTTTATTAAAATGGACAGCACCTATACCCGGGATATCGACGAAGATAAGAACAACCAGTATTTCCTGCGTCTGATGGTAGACCTGGCCCACCGCCTCAGTATCAGTGTCCTGGCGGAAAGCGTGGAAAGCCAGGAAGAAAAACATGCCCTGGAAAAATTATTTGTCGACGGCTACCAGGGCTTTTATATCGGCAAACCCGGCAAACTCTAA
- the rimP gene encoding ribosome maturation factor RimP: protein MAKFEQKLTEMLRPAVEEVGKELLGIEFISAGKHSVLRLFIDHENGINVDDCAEVSRQVSAILDVEDPISTEYNLEVSSPGLDRPLFEKAHFEAVVGETIEVKLSMPLNGRRKFKGLLEAVENDTLVVIVDGQDYELVLTNVDKANLVPNFTK, encoded by the coding sequence TTGGCTAAATTTGAGCAAAAATTGACTGAAATGTTACGGCCTGCCGTTGAGGAAGTCGGAAAAGAATTGCTGGGCATTGAATTTATCAGTGCCGGTAAGCATTCAGTTTTACGTTTGTTTATTGATCACGAAAATGGCATCAATGTAGATGATTGTGCCGAAGTTAGCCGCCAGGTCAGTGCGATACTGGATGTGGAAGACCCCATCAGTACCGAATATAACCTGGAAGTTTCATCACCCGGCCTGGACAGACCTTTATTTGAAAAGGCGCATTTTGAAGCTGTGGTTGGCGAAACCATAGAAGTCAAACTGTCAATGCCGCTTAACGGACGACGTAAATTTAAAGGCTTGCTCGAAGCCGTTGAGAATGACACCTTGGTTGTTATCGTCGATGGCCAGGACTATGAGCTGGTGCTCACTAATGTCGACAAGGCAAACCTTGTTCCGAATTTTACAAAGTAA